Part of the Paenibacillus sp. FSL R7-0273 genome is shown below.
AGAAGGAGCAGGTTCCCTGCGTCACCTCTTTGGCCGTTTCAATCGCAAAACGAACCGCCTGGGCAATATCCACCTCATGGCTTGCCCCGGTGCCGCAGCCCGGAACCATAGATTGGGCTGTAATGGCCAGGCCGACAACCGGTGCCGATGTGGCAACCGCAGGCTGCAGGATCGAATTGATATGGTACAGGCCGTTGCCGTAAGGGGTGATATCCTGGGTCGTCACCGGGAAAGTAACCGGATATTGGCCGGTCGTCATCTCCTTGATCCGCAGCAGATCCTCGCTGACCCGGAGAATGTAGCCTTCCTTCACAGTAGGCGAGATAGCAATGCCTTTATGGTTCACCACGCGGTTGCCCTTGGTTGTGTCGATTGACAGGACCGCTTCCATCTCTGGCAGCACCTCATGCTCGTTCATCTGCAGAATATCCACCGGAGAATCCATGAAATCCACCGGCTCATGCGGCAGCGTCGGAGCATCCGGGCAAATATGCGTCGTAATGAGCACGTCTCCTTTTAAAACATCCCCCTTAGCCTGCATATCCGCCAGCTTGAGCGCCGCAGCAACTGCCGCAACCGCCCCGTCAGCATCAGAGACGATTCCAATCCGGCTGGGCCTGGCGCCGATTCCGCCAAGACGTCCGACAATACCGAATGTAGGCGCAGTGCCTCCGCCAAGCTTGCCGCTGCTGCCCGGAACAGTGATTTTGACAAATTCGGTGCTGCCCTTTTCACCCTCCACCTTTCTTACCTCCACGGCAATCCCCGGATAAGCAGAAAAAAGCTGTTTGACCTGCTCCCCGTTTACATAAGCGCTGTCCATAATGTTCATTACCGTAATCGTTTGCTGAAGTGCCATATCAATTCCTCCCCGGATGTCATTCTCTAAGATAGTAATGTTAGAATTTATACTAGCTTAAATGCCGAAATGTCCACAATGTACCGCCCTGCCAAAACTATCGCCGGTTTCTTGTCCTTTGCAGATAAACCTTACGTCACGCGTATGCTCTCTTACCGGCCGTAGACGTTTTATACAAGAACTCGGCATACCTTTTCAGGTACAGCCGTGATATGGTAGCTTAAGAAGCATATGGACAGCAATTATTCCTTCCTAATAAATCAGGTGTCTGGAGGTCATTTCATGCAACATCAACAGCTGGAGGCCGCTATGAAATCCGAAGCGGAGGCTGCAGCATTCTCAGGAGCCTTTCTTGTAAAAAATACCACCAAAACCGCCATAACCGGCGCGTTCGGATACGCCAATAAAGCAGACATAACCCCCAACCGGACTGACACACGCTTCGGCATTGCCTCAGGCTGCAAGCTGTTCACTGCGATTGCTGTCTGCCAGATCATTGAGCAGGGCAAGCTCTCGCTCGAAGACAAGGTCTTGGATGTGCTGGACCGGACCGTTTTCCCTCAGTTCAGTCCGGATTTCACCGTGCATCAGCTGCTGACGCACAGCTCCGGTATTCCGGATTATTTTGATGAGGAGACGATGGAGGATTTCGCGGAGCTCTGGAAAACCCGGCCGATGTATCTGCTGCGGGGGCCCCGGGATTTTGTGCCGATGTTCAGCGGACTGCCGATGCTGTCCCCGCCGGGCACCAGGTTCCACTACAATAACGCCGGTTACATTATGCTCGGACTGCTGATTGAGAAGCTTAGCGGATTAACCTTTACCGGTTATGTGGAGCAGCAGATTTTTGCAAAGTGCGGAATGAACCATTCAGGATACTTTACACTGGACGCTCTCCCCGGCAATACGGCCCTGGGCTACATTGTGAAGGAGGACGGCACGCAGACCACGAATATCTACTCCATTCCGGTAAAAGGGGGCGCTGACGGCGGCGCGTTCGTGACCGCTCCGGATATGCTGCTGCTGTGGGAGGGGCTGCTTCAGCACAGGCTGCTGGGGCCTGAAATGACCGCCCTGCTGCTGACGCCGCATATTCACGAAGATCAGGACGATTACTATGGCTACGGCGTGTGGATTACGAAGCGTGACGGCGGTGTGTATAAATATCATGTGATGGGCTATGATCCCGGGGTATCCTTCCACTCCGCCCACTATCCGGTCAGCGGAACTACCGCTGTAGTCCTTTGCAACGAGAGCCGGGGAGCTTACCGGATGCAGCAGGCTGTGGAAAATTGGCTGAACAGCGGAAGAGAAGGCTGAGGTGTCTGCATTGTGAAAAACAAAGTGGTAATGGCCATCATGATTCTTTCACTTATCACGTCTTTATTGACCTTTGCGCAATCCTACTATCGAACTGCGGAGGGTCAAGGGTCTGCTGACCGGCAGATCCGCAACAGAATATTTGATCTGTCCGGACGGCAGATGAAGGAAGCCATCGCAATCGGGCAACAGGAGCCGGAGGCAATCACGGAATTCCGTTCCGGGCAAAGCCTCCCCATACTCGAAAATTCGATGACCGGTCCGCAGCCGGCAGTCAACGTGAATACGCCCTTTTACTATATTGCGATGATGTCTCACAATGCTTATAGTCAAGGCCGAAAGTATACACTCAGCGAGGCCAAAAAGCTCAATAAACAATTTTCCGGCCTAGGGCAGCTGGGGTTCAGCGTAAAGGCTTCCGGAGATAACGCCCGTTTCACTGAACGTGTCACCATAACGCTGAAGCAGGGTTCAACTGTAATGCAGCCTGACAGCATCACCGGAAAGGATGAACGGGCTGATGAAGACAGTGCTGTGGCCGGACACACAGGCTACTCCAAAATCCTGATCCCTTATTTCGATACAAGCAGGATCGATTTCAGCAGACCCGCCGAATTGATCTATCTGGATGAAGATCAGCAATTGGCGGCGGCCTATCAGGTGGATTTTGCGAAAATAAAATAAAAAACTGCCGGGCAGCCGCCCGGCAGTCTGAACGTACGGGATCATTGTTATCCTGTACGTTTGTTTTAAATTTCAGCCTAGTACCGTGTAACGCCGTCCTTGGTCACCAGTGCGAACACCAGCGGCTGCGGCGGAACCGGCTCAGCAGAGATGCGGTAAGCCTCCAGCACCTTGGCTTCCGCTTCCTGCACCTTGCTTTCGCCCGCATTGTTCACATGCAGCACAGCCAGCGTGTCGCCAGCGGCTACAGCATCACCGACCTTGAGGGACAGCTGGATGCCGACAGCCAGGTCGATCTGCGATTCCTTGGTTTCGCGGCCTGCACCGAGCAGCATGGCAGCTACGCCAATCTCCTCAGCCTGGATGCTCTCCACGTAGCCTGCCGAAGCAGCCTTCACTTCGATGAAGCGGCCCGCCGACGGCAGCGTGTCCGGTGCTTCCACCTGCGTAACATCCCCGCCCTGCGCGGATACAATCTGCTTGAACTTCTCAAGAGCGCTGCCGTCCTCGATGTGCGACAGCAGAATTGAGCGTGCCTCTGCTTCA
Proteins encoded:
- a CDS encoding DUF1177 domain-containing protein, which produces MALQQTITVMNIMDSAYVNGEQVKQLFSAYPGIAVEVRKVEGEKGSTEFVKITVPGSSGKLGGGTAPTFGIVGRLGGIGARPSRIGIVSDADGAVAAVAAALKLADMQAKGDVLKGDVLITTHICPDAPTLPHEPVDFMDSPVDILQMNEHEVLPEMEAVLSIDTTKGNRVVNHKGIAISPTVKEGYILRVSEDLLRIKEMTTGQYPVTFPVTTQDITPYGNGLYHINSILQPAVATSAPVVGLAITAQSMVPGCGTGASHEVDIAQAVRFAIETAKEVTQGTCSFYNEEEFARIMELYGPMNVLQTLGKPAMASI
- a CDS encoding serine hydrolase domain-containing protein — translated: MQHQQLEAAMKSEAEAAAFSGAFLVKNTTKTAITGAFGYANKADITPNRTDTRFGIASGCKLFTAIAVCQIIEQGKLSLEDKVLDVLDRTVFPQFSPDFTVHQLLTHSSGIPDYFDEETMEDFAELWKTRPMYLLRGPRDFVPMFSGLPMLSPPGTRFHYNNAGYIMLGLLIEKLSGLTFTGYVEQQIFAKCGMNHSGYFTLDALPGNTALGYIVKEDGTQTTNIYSIPVKGGADGGAFVTAPDMLLLWEGLLQHRLLGPEMTALLLTPHIHEDQDDYYGYGVWITKRDGGVYKYHVMGYDPGVSFHSAHYPVSGTTAVVLCNESRGAYRMQQAVENWLNSGREG